A single Carettochelys insculpta isolate YL-2023 chromosome 2, ASM3395843v1, whole genome shotgun sequence DNA region contains:
- the PRR15 gene encoding proline-rich protein 15 → MADSTAAPGSWWKALTGNRKKAKEGPPAAAPPPQPAEPALPAAPSGADSRENQQPNFSSSEPKLGEKPGGGGGSSSSSRRNLKISRSGRFKEKHKVRAPLLTESPKLFEGSATGHTTEDRQ, encoded by the coding sequence ATGGCTGACAGCACCGCCGCCCCCGGCTCCTGGTGGAAAGCGCTGACCGGCAACAGGAAGAAAGCCAAAGAGGGGCCGCCGGCCGCAGCGCCGCCCCCGCAGCCGGCCGAGCCCGCCCTGCCAGCGGCGCCCTCCGGCGCGGACTCTCGGGAGAACCAGCAGCCCAACTTCAGCAGCAGCGAGCCCAAGCTCGGCGAGAagcccggcggcggcggcggcagcagcagcagcagccgcaggaaTCTGAAGATCTCCCGCTCCGGCCGCTTCAAGGAGAAGCACAAAGTGCGAGCCCCTCTGCTGACTGAGAGCCCCAAGCTCTTCGAGGGCAGCGCGACCGGCCACACCACTGAGGACAGACAATAG